In Symphalangus syndactylus isolate Jambi chromosome 15, NHGRI_mSymSyn1-v2.1_pri, whole genome shotgun sequence, the following are encoded in one genomic region:
- the KCNRG gene encoding potassium channel regulatory protein encodes MSSPELVTLNLGGKIFTTRFSMIKQFPASRLACMLDGRDQEFKMVGDQIFVDRDGDLFSFILDFLRTHQLLLPTDFSDYLRLQREALFYELRSLVDLLNPYLLQPRPALVEVHFLSGNTQAFFRVFGSCSKTIEMLTGRITVFTEQPSAPTWNSNSFPPQMTLLPLPPQRPSYHDLVFQCGSDSTTDNQTGVRLVCNGVISAHHNLRLWGSSDSPASASRVAGITEAFDPKLCSLTMESYCVKSDNKILTFHICKISLKGVKKRKEKLADQACKSDVTLRLECQVFVLYCFLKLETSTLPPIQLLAFHLRN; translated from the exons ATGAGTAGTCCGGAACTGGTCACTTTGAATTTGGGAGGGAAGATATTCACGACAAGGTTTTCTATGATAAAGCAGTTTCCTGCTTCTCGGTTGGCATGCATGTTAGATGGCAGAGACCAAGAATTCAAGATGGTTGGTGACCAGATTTTTGTAGACAGAGATGGTGATTTATTTAGTTTCATCTTAGATTTTTTGAGAACTCACCAGCTTTTATTACCCACTGACTTTTCAGACTATCTTAGGCTTCAGAGAGAGGCTCTTTTCTATGAACTTCGTTCTCTAGTTGATCTCTTAAACCCATACCTGCTACAGCCAAGACCTGCTCTTGTGGAAGTGCATTTCCTAAGCGGGAACACTCAAGCTTTTTTCAGGGTGTTTGGCTCTTGCAGCAAAACAATTGAGATGTTAACTGGGAGGATTACAGTGTTTACAGAACAACCTTCAGCGCCGACCTGGAATAGTAACTCTTTCCCTCCTCAGATGACCTTACTTCCACTGCCTCCACAAAGACCTTCTTACCATGACCTGGTTTTCCAGTGTGGTTCTGACAGCACTACTGATAACCAAACTGGAGTCAG gctggtgtgcaatggcgtgatctcggctcaccacaacctccgcctctggggttcaagtgattctcctgcctcagcctctcgagtagctgggattacag AGGCTTTTGACCCCAAGTTGTGCTCTTTGACAATGGAGAGTTATTGCGTAAAAAGTGACAATAAAATCTTGACATTTCATATCTGCAAAATTTCACTTAAAG GagtcaagaaaagaaaggagaagttaGCAGACCAGGCATGTAAATCAGATGTAA CTCTTCGGCTAGAATGCCAGGTCTTTGTGCTGTACTGTTTCTTGAAACTGGAGACTAGCACACTTCCCCCAATTCAATTACTTGCTTTCCATTTGAGAAATTAA
- the TRIM13 gene encoding E3 ubiquitin-protein ligase TRIM13 isoform X2 — MELLEEDLTCPICCSLFDDPRVLPCSHNFCKKCLEGILEGSVRNSLWRPAPFKCPTCRKETSATGINSLQVNYSLKGIVEKYNKIKISPKMPVCKGHLGQPLNIFCLTDMQLICGICATRGEHTKHVFCSIEDAYAQERDAFESLFQSFETWRRGDALSRLDTLETSKRKSLQLLTKDSDKVKEFFEKLQYTLDQKKNEILSDFETMKLAVMQAYDPEINKLNTILQEQRMAFNIAEAFKDVSEPIVFLQQMQEFREKIKVIKETPLPPSNLPASPLMKNFDTSQWEDIKLVDVDKLSLPQDTGTFISKIPWSFYKLFLLVLLLGLVIVFGPTMFLEWSLFDDLVTWKDCLSNISSYLTKSADFIEQSVFYWEQVTDGFFIFNERFKNFTLVVLNNVAEFVCKYKLL, encoded by the coding sequence ATGGAGCTGCTTGAAGAAGATCTCACGTGCCCTATTTGCTGTAGTCTGTTTGATGATCCACGGGTTTTGCCTTGCTCCCACAACTTCTGCAAAAAATGCTTAGAAGGTATCTTAGAAGGGAGTGTGCGGAATTCCTTGTGGAGACCAGCTCCATTCAAGTGTCCTACATGCCGTAAGGAAACTTCAGCTACTGGAATTAATAGCCTGCAGGTTAATTACTCCCTGAAGGGTATTGTGGAAAAGTATAACAAGATCAAGATCTCTCCCAAAATGCCAGTATGCAAAGGACACTTGGGGCAGCCTCTCAACATTTTCTGCCTGACTGATATGCAGCTGATTTGTGGGATCTGTGCTACTCGTGGAGAGCACACCAAACATGTCTTCTGTTCTATTGAAGATGCCTATGCTCAGGAAAGGGATGCCTTTGAGTCCCTCTTCCAGAGCTTTGAGACCTGGCGTCGGGGAGATGCTCTTTCTCGCTTGGATACCTTGGAAACTAGTAAGAGGAAATCCCTACAGTTACTGACTAAAGATTCAGATAAAGTGAAGGAATTTTTTGAGAAGTTACAATACACACTGGatcaaaagaagaatgaaattctgtctgaCTTTGAGACCATGAAACTTGCTGTTATGCAAGCATATGACCCAGAGATCAACAAACTCAACACCATCTTGCAGGAGCAACGGATGGCCTTTAACATTGCTGAGGCTTTCAAAGATGTGTCAGAACCCATTGTATTTCTGCAGCAGATGCAGgagtttagggagaaaatcaaaGTAATCAAGGAAACTCCTTTACCTCCCTCTAATTTGCCTGCAAGCCCTTTAATGAAGAACTTTGATACCAGTCAGTGGGAAGACATAAAACTAGTCGATGTGGATAAACTTTCTTTGCCTCAAGACACTGGCACATTCATTAGCAAGATTCCCTGGAGCTTTTATAAGTTATTTTTGCTAGTCCTTCTGCTTGGCCTTGTCATTGTCTTTGGTCCTACCATGTTCCTAGAATGGTCATTATTTGATGACCTGGTAACTTGGAAAGACTGTCTTTCAAACATCAGTTCCTATCTGACTAAATCAGCCGATTTTATAGAACAATCAGTTTTTTACTGGGAACAGGTGACAGATGGGTTTTTCATTTTCAATGAAAGATTCAAGAATTTTACTTTGGTGGTACTGAACAATGTGGCAGAATTtgtgtgcaaatataaactattataa
- the TRIM13 gene encoding E3 ubiquitin-protein ligase TRIM13 isoform X1, whose product MDVMELLEEDLTCPICCSLFDDPRVLPCSHNFCKKCLEGILEGSVRNSLWRPAPFKCPTCRKETSATGINSLQVNYSLKGIVEKYNKIKISPKMPVCKGHLGQPLNIFCLTDMQLICGICATRGEHTKHVFCSIEDAYAQERDAFESLFQSFETWRRGDALSRLDTLETSKRKSLQLLTKDSDKVKEFFEKLQYTLDQKKNEILSDFETMKLAVMQAYDPEINKLNTILQEQRMAFNIAEAFKDVSEPIVFLQQMQEFREKIKVIKETPLPPSNLPASPLMKNFDTSQWEDIKLVDVDKLSLPQDTGTFISKIPWSFYKLFLLVLLLGLVIVFGPTMFLEWSLFDDLVTWKDCLSNISSYLTKSADFIEQSVFYWEQVTDGFFIFNERFKNFTLVVLNNVAEFVCKYKLL is encoded by the coding sequence gaTGTGATGGAGCTGCTTGAAGAAGATCTCACGTGCCCTATTTGCTGTAGTCTGTTTGATGATCCACGGGTTTTGCCTTGCTCCCACAACTTCTGCAAAAAATGCTTAGAAGGTATCTTAGAAGGGAGTGTGCGGAATTCCTTGTGGAGACCAGCTCCATTCAAGTGTCCTACATGCCGTAAGGAAACTTCAGCTACTGGAATTAATAGCCTGCAGGTTAATTACTCCCTGAAGGGTATTGTGGAAAAGTATAACAAGATCAAGATCTCTCCCAAAATGCCAGTATGCAAAGGACACTTGGGGCAGCCTCTCAACATTTTCTGCCTGACTGATATGCAGCTGATTTGTGGGATCTGTGCTACTCGTGGAGAGCACACCAAACATGTCTTCTGTTCTATTGAAGATGCCTATGCTCAGGAAAGGGATGCCTTTGAGTCCCTCTTCCAGAGCTTTGAGACCTGGCGTCGGGGAGATGCTCTTTCTCGCTTGGATACCTTGGAAACTAGTAAGAGGAAATCCCTACAGTTACTGACTAAAGATTCAGATAAAGTGAAGGAATTTTTTGAGAAGTTACAATACACACTGGatcaaaagaagaatgaaattctgtctgaCTTTGAGACCATGAAACTTGCTGTTATGCAAGCATATGACCCAGAGATCAACAAACTCAACACCATCTTGCAGGAGCAACGGATGGCCTTTAACATTGCTGAGGCTTTCAAAGATGTGTCAGAACCCATTGTATTTCTGCAGCAGATGCAGgagtttagggagaaaatcaaaGTAATCAAGGAAACTCCTTTACCTCCCTCTAATTTGCCTGCAAGCCCTTTAATGAAGAACTTTGATACCAGTCAGTGGGAAGACATAAAACTAGTCGATGTGGATAAACTTTCTTTGCCTCAAGACACTGGCACATTCATTAGCAAGATTCCCTGGAGCTTTTATAAGTTATTTTTGCTAGTCCTTCTGCTTGGCCTTGTCATTGTCTTTGGTCCTACCATGTTCCTAGAATGGTCATTATTTGATGACCTGGTAACTTGGAAAGACTGTCTTTCAAACATCAGTTCCTATCTGACTAAATCAGCCGATTTTATAGAACAATCAGTTTTTTACTGGGAACAGGTGACAGATGGGTTTTTCATTTTCAATGAAAGATTCAAGAATTTTACTTTGGTGGTACTGAACAATGTGGCAGAATTtgtgtgcaaatataaactattataa